The Gammaproteobacteria bacterium genomic interval GGCGGTCGCGCCCAGGTCCTGTAACGCGGTTTGCACGCTGTCAAAATCGAGCATTGTAGAAAACCCGTAGATTCGTATAATTTTTGCATTCTAGCACTCGTGCGTGGTGGCAAAAAACAACTGTATGTTGACCTGCGCGACTTAAGGCCTATGATTGCACTATGGACTCCGATAAAAACGTATATACAGAAGACGACCTCAGGCAGCTCGAGCAGCGTATCGACGAGCTCATTGAAACTGTAGGCTCTCTCAAACATGAAAATACCAGCCTGAAACAGCAGAAAGACAAGCTGGTGACCGAACGCTCTCAACTGATCGAGAAGACCGAAATGGCGCGCAGCCGGGTTGAGGCGATGATTTCCCGCTTAAGATCACTCGAACTAGGCTCATGACAGACGCTCAACCGATCAATATTTCGATACTCGACAAGGACTACAAGGTAGCCTGCCCCCCCGGGGAGCAGTCAGCACTGCTCGAATCGGCCAAGTTTCTCGACAGCAAGATGCGTGAAATACGCGATACCGGCAATATCATGGGTTCGGAACGGATCGCGGTCATTACCGCGCTGAATATGGCCAATGACCTGCTCAGAACCAGCAACGTCGACAAGGAGCTCGGCCAGGAACTGCCGCCACGCCTGAAGGACCTGGAAAACAAGATTTCCCGCGTCCTCGAACAGGCAAAGCAGTTAGAAATCTAGCCATTAGAATTTTAAATTGTACTTTTCACCAATTTAAGGCCATAGTCATTAGGATACTGACTACGGTGATCGTTAGCATTCATCATAATCCTTGAGCCTATTTATCAATCTCGGGGACTTCCGTGTAACACTGATGTGCATGCCTGACGAGTCAGGAAGCCTAATGGGTTGCCAATAACCCCACCTGAACCTTCGGTTCAAGGTTGATAGATTTGCGACGACACCGTGGTTGGTATCCTATCCTCGATTTTATTCGTTGCTTTTCCAGTGCTTACGCGGATCGATTACAAACCACATTAAGCATG includes:
- a CDS encoding TIGR02449 family protein, whose protein sequence is MDSDKNVYTEDDLRQLEQRIDELIETVGSLKHENTSLKQQKDKLVTERSQLIEKTEMARSRVEAMISRLRSLELGS
- a CDS encoding cell division protein ZapA produces the protein MTDAQPINISILDKDYKVACPPGEQSALLESAKFLDSKMREIRDTGNIMGSERIAVITALNMANDLLRTSNVDKELGQELPPRLKDLENKISRVLEQAKQLEI